In Novosphingobium sp. MMS21-SN21R, a single genomic region encodes these proteins:
- the rlmB gene encoding 23S rRNA (guanosine(2251)-2'-O)-methyltransferase RlmB, with product MARNDDQPKGKAMRGREARNKHGRGSGKGSGRGNGGTVRLWGRHAIEAALTNPNRDAKKLWGTREAIQQLLDDNDAELPTSLPVEYAQAADLGRLVAKDAPHQGMVLEVAPLDDVALDDILDEAEGRTIVVLDSVTDPHNVGAILRSCAAFDVAALVTQDRNSPPESGTLAKSASGALEVVPWVRVVNLARALERMAEHNYWRIGLDGNGKGVFPTALPAGPVVLVLGAEGEGLRHNVAQHCDSVARLPIASAIESLNVSNAAAIALYAVATRTE from the coding sequence ATGGCCCGCAACGACGATCAACCCAAGGGAAAGGCCATGCGTGGCCGCGAAGCCCGCAACAAGCATGGACGCGGTTCGGGCAAAGGTTCCGGCCGAGGCAATGGCGGAACCGTGCGGCTGTGGGGACGCCATGCCATCGAGGCCGCGCTGACCAACCCCAACCGAGATGCCAAGAAGTTGTGGGGCACGCGCGAGGCAATCCAGCAATTGCTGGACGATAACGACGCCGAACTGCCTACTTCCCTGCCCGTGGAATATGCGCAGGCCGCCGACCTTGGCCGCCTTGTCGCAAAAGACGCGCCGCATCAGGGCATGGTGCTGGAAGTCGCACCGCTCGATGACGTGGCACTGGACGATATTCTGGACGAAGCCGAAGGCCGCACCATCGTCGTGCTCGATTCGGTGACCGATCCGCACAATGTCGGCGCGATCCTGCGGTCGTGTGCGGCGTTCGACGTCGCGGCTTTGGTCACGCAGGACCGCAATTCGCCCCCCGAATCGGGAACGCTGGCGAAGTCCGCGTCGGGCGCGCTCGAAGTGGTGCCATGGGTGCGCGTGGTGAACCTTGCCCGCGCGCTCGAACGCATGGCCGAGCATAATTACTGGCGCATCGGCCTTGATGGCAACGGCAAGGGCGTGTTCCCCACGGCGCTTCCGGCAGGCCCGGTCGTGCTGGTGCTCGGCGCAGAAGGCGAAGGCCTGCGACACAATGTCGCGCAGCATTGCGATTCGGTGGCGCGGCTGCCCATTGCGTCAGCCATCGAAAGCCTTAACGTCTCGAATGCGGCTGCAATCGCGCTCTATGCGGTAGCAACTCGCACGGAATAG